A genome region from Paradevosia shaoguanensis includes the following:
- the nuoF gene encoding NADH-quinone oxidoreductase subunit NuoF, giving the protein MLADKDRIFTNLYGQGDWRLEGARKRGAWSGTKEFIESGRDWITNEVKASGLRGRGGAGFPTALKWTFMPKVSDGRPHYLLVNADESEPGTCKDREILRHDPHHLVEGCLLAARAMDAHTAFIYVRGEFIRERQHLEHAVQEAYDARLIGKNNIHGWDLDIIVHHGAGAYICGEETALMESLEGKKGQPRLKPPFPAGMGVYGNPTTVNNVESIAVVPEILRRSGAWFASIGRANNTGTKLMCVSGHVNQPATFEEAMGVTFEEIIEKHCGGIRGGWDNLLAVIPGGASVPCVPGEKIRNAVMDFDGLREVGSSLGTAAVIVMDKQTDIIKAIWRLSAFYKHESCGQCTPCREGTGWMMRVMERMVEGRAQKREIDMLFEVTKQVEGHTICALGDAAAWPIQGLIRNFRHVIEERIDAYTYNSTSEGAVPSIAAE; this is encoded by the coding sequence ACCGCATTTTCACCAACCTCTATGGCCAGGGCGACTGGCGGCTCGAAGGCGCGCGCAAGCGCGGCGCCTGGTCGGGCACCAAGGAGTTCATCGAGTCCGGCCGCGACTGGATCACCAACGAGGTCAAGGCCTCGGGCTTACGCGGCCGCGGCGGCGCCGGTTTCCCGACCGCGCTCAAGTGGACCTTCATGCCGAAGGTCTCGGACGGTCGTCCGCATTACCTCCTGGTCAATGCCGACGAATCCGAGCCCGGCACCTGCAAGGATCGCGAGATCCTGCGCCACGATCCGCACCATCTGGTCGAGGGCTGCCTGCTGGCCGCCCGCGCCATGGATGCGCATACCGCTTTCATCTATGTGCGCGGCGAATTCATCCGCGAGCGGCAGCATCTGGAGCACGCCGTTCAGGAGGCCTATGACGCCAGGCTGATCGGCAAGAACAACATCCACGGCTGGGATCTGGACATCATCGTCCACCACGGCGCCGGCGCCTATATCTGCGGCGAAGAAACCGCCCTGATGGAATCGCTGGAAGGCAAGAAGGGCCAGCCGCGCCTCAAGCCGCCGTTCCCGGCCGGCATGGGCGTCTATGGCAACCCGACCACGGTCAACAACGTGGAGTCGATCGCCGTCGTCCCTGAAATCCTGCGCCGCTCCGGCGCGTGGTTCGCCTCGATCGGCCGCGCCAACAATACCGGCACCAAGCTCATGTGCGTCTCCGGCCACGTCAACCAGCCGGCGACCTTCGAGGAAGCCATGGGCGTTACGTTCGAAGAGATCATCGAGAAGCATTGCGGCGGTATCCGCGGCGGTTGGGATAACCTGCTGGCCGTGATCCCCGGCGGCGCCTCGGTGCCCTGCGTGCCCGGCGAGAAGATCCGCAACGCGGTGATGGATTTCGACGGGCTGCGCGAAGTGGGTTCCTCGCTCGGCACTGCCGCCGTCATCGTGATGGACAAGCAGACCGACATCATCAAGGCCATCTGGCGTCTCTCGGCGTTCTACAAGCACGAGAGCTGCGGCCAGTGCACGCCGTGCCGCGAAGGCACGGGCTGGATGATGCGCGTGATGGAGCGCATGGTCGAAGGGCGCGCCCAGAAGCGCGAGATCGACATGCTGTTCGAAGTGACCAAGCAGGTCGAAGGCCACACCATCTGCGCCCTTGGCGACGCTGCGGCCTGGCCGATCCAGGGCCTCATCCGCAACTTCCGTCACGTGATCGAAGAGCGGATCGACGCCTATACCTACAATTCGACCTCCGAGGGCGCCGTGCCCTCGATCGCGGCGGAATAA
- the nuoG gene encoding NADH-quinone oxidoreductase subunit NuoG: protein MASIKVDGQLVEVPDYFTLMQAAEAAGAEIPRFCYHERLSVAGNCRMCLVEVKGGPPKPQASCAMSVKDLRPGPNGEPPEMFTNTPMVKKAREGVMEFLLINHPLDCPICDQGGECDLQDQAMAYGVDKSRFFENKRAVEDKYLGPLVKTSMNRCIHCTRCVRFTTEVAGISEMGLVGRGEDAEITSYLERALTSELQGNIIDLCPVGALTSKPYAFHGRPWELTKTESIDVMDAVGSNIRVDSRGREVMRFLPRINEAINEEWISDKTRFVWDGLKSQRLDRPYVRKGGKLKAASWEEAFAAVAAQVKKAGSRVGAIAGDLAAVEEMYALKALLASLGSGMTDVRPAMSGIDPSMPRSAYIFNPTIAGIEEADAILIIGSNPRREAAVLNARIRKNWRTKGSPIAVIGEQADLTYPYEYLGEGFETLADLAAGKGAFAEVLKKATKPLIIVGEGAVSHATLGKQPGRDVIALASKLATSGEALAEGWNGFALLHNAASRVGGIDIGFVPHDGGVCSADQIGLAGKGELDVLFLLGADEYDMSAMGKAFVVYIGTHGDAGAHRADVILPAATYTERSGTYVNTEGRVQMTNRAVFPPGEAKEDWAIIRALSAVIGKPLPFNSLQQLRAAIYAEFPHLARIDQIRAGSVDDVRRLAKAGIKTKSAKFASPVSEFYLTNPIARASAVMGECAQMAAGLKQAAE from the coding sequence ATGGCAAGCATTAAAGTCGACGGCCAACTCGTAGAAGTTCCGGACTATTTCACGCTGATGCAGGCCGCAGAGGCCGCCGGTGCCGAAATCCCGCGCTTCTGTTACCACGAACGCCTCTCGGTGGCCGGCAATTGCCGCATGTGTCTGGTTGAAGTGAAGGGCGGGCCGCCGAAGCCGCAGGCTTCGTGCGCCATGTCGGTCAAGGACCTGCGCCCGGGCCCGAACGGCGAGCCGCCCGAAATGTTCACCAATACGCCGATGGTCAAGAAGGCGCGCGAAGGGGTGATGGAGTTCCTGCTCATCAACCACCCGCTCGATTGCCCGATCTGCGACCAGGGCGGGGAGTGCGACCTCCAGGACCAGGCCATGGCCTATGGCGTGGACAAGAGCCGCTTCTTCGAGAACAAGCGCGCCGTCGAGGACAAGTATCTTGGCCCCCTGGTCAAGACCTCGATGAACCGCTGCATTCACTGCACGCGCTGCGTCCGTTTCACCACGGAAGTCGCCGGTATTTCCGAGATGGGCCTCGTCGGTCGCGGTGAAGACGCCGAGATCACCAGCTATCTCGAGCGCGCGCTCACCAGCGAGCTGCAGGGCAATATCATCGACCTGTGCCCGGTCGGCGCGCTGACCTCCAAGCCCTATGCCTTCCACGGCCGTCCGTGGGAGCTGACCAAGACGGAATCCATCGACGTGATGGATGCCGTTGGCTCCAACATCCGCGTCGACAGCCGTGGCCGCGAAGTCATGCGCTTCCTGCCGCGCATCAACGAGGCGATCAACGAGGAGTGGATTTCGGATAAGACCCGGTTCGTCTGGGATGGCCTCAAGTCCCAGCGTCTGGATCGTCCCTATGTCCGCAAGGGCGGCAAACTCAAGGCCGCGTCGTGGGAAGAGGCGTTCGCCGCCGTCGCCGCGCAGGTCAAGAAGGCTGGCAGCCGTGTTGGCGCCATCGCCGGTGACCTTGCCGCCGTCGAAGAGATGTACGCGCTCAAGGCGCTGCTGGCTTCGCTCGGCTCGGGCATGACCGATGTACGTCCGGCTATGTCGGGCATCGATCCCTCGATGCCGCGTTCGGCCTATATCTTCAATCCGACCATTGCGGGCATCGAAGAAGCCGACGCCATTCTCATCATCGGCTCGAACCCGCGCCGCGAGGCTGCGGTGCTCAATGCCCGCATCCGCAAGAACTGGCGGACCAAGGGTAGCCCGATCGCCGTTATCGGCGAGCAGGCCGACCTGACCTATCCCTACGAGTATCTGGGCGAAGGCTTTGAAACCCTTGCCGATCTCGCTGCCGGGAAGGGTGCTTTTGCCGAAGTGCTCAAGAAGGCGACCAAGCCGCTCATCATCGTGGGCGAGGGCGCGGTTTCGCACGCAACGCTGGGCAAGCAGCCGGGCCGCGACGTGATCGCGCTGGCCTCCAAGCTCGCGACCTCTGGCGAGGCCTTGGCCGAAGGCTGGAATGGCTTCGCGCTGCTCCACAACGCCGCCTCGCGCGTCGGCGGCATCGACATCGGCTTCGTGCCGCATGACGGTGGCGTCTGCTCGGCCGACCAGATCGGCCTGGCCGGCAAGGGCGAGCTCGACGTGCTGTTCCTGCTCGGCGCCGATGAATACGACATGTCGGCCATGGGCAAAGCGTTCGTCGTCTATATCGGCACGCATGGCGATGCCGGCGCCCACCGCGCCGACGTGATCCTGCCGGCGGCGACCTATACCGAAAGGAGCGGCACCTACGTCAATACGGAAGGCCGCGTGCAGATGACCAACCGGGCGGTGTTCCCGCCGGGCGAGGCCAAGGAAGACTGGGCCATCATCCGCGCGCTCTCGGCCGTCATCGGCAAGCCGCTGCCGTTCAACTCGCTCCAGCAACTGCGCGCTGCGATCTATGCCGAATTCCCGCACCTTGCCCGGATCGACCAGATCCGCGCCGGCAGCGTGGACGACGTCAGGAGACTGGCCAAGGCCGGCATCAAGACCAAGTCGGCCAAGTTCGCCTCGCCGGTCAGCGAGTTCTACCTCACCAACCCGATTGCGCGGGCTTCGGCCGTGATGGGCGAATGCGCCCAGATGGCTGCCGGTCTCAAGCAGGCGGCGGAATAA